The following proteins are encoded in a genomic region of Colletotrichum higginsianum IMI 349063 chromosome 9, whole genome shotgun sequence:
- a CDS encoding Short chain dehydrogenase, whose protein sequence is MSSHNPSSLRGKVAIVTGGSRGIGAAIAVELAKRGANVTITYVSETSESLAAEVVQRIENMDNEARATAIRADVSSVEQCKKVVEATIALYGEHVDILVNNAGITSKLSVPDITPADFEQAINTNLRGPLFMAQAVIPHLRRPGRIINITSVAARGGYASASLYLASKAGLEGLTRALAAELGPAGHTVNAVEPGVTETDMARDSGASDAHGQYVKMIVSMTPLENRMGKPEDVASVVAMLAEPQASWVTGQTISASGGFTML, encoded by the exons ATGTCTTCCCACAATCCATCTTCTCTTCGCGGAAAGGTTGCCATTGTCACGGGCGGCTCCCGGGGCATCGGGGCCGCCAttgccgtcgagctcgccaagaGAGGCGCGAAT GTCACCATCACGTACGTCTCTGAGACGAGCGAGAGCTTGGCCGCCGAGGTGGTCCAGCGGATCGAAAACATGGACAACGAGGCGCGCGCCACGGCGATACGGGCCGACGTATCCTCGGTCGAGCAGTGCAAGAAGGTCGTTGAAGCCACGATCGCGTTGTACGGGGAGcacgtcgacatcctcgtcaacaacgccggcATCACCTCCAAGCTCTCCGTTCCCGACATCACCCCCGCCGACTTCGAGCAggccatcaacaccaacctCCGCGGGCCCTTGTTCATGGCGCAGGCCGTCATCCcccacctccgccgcccgggccgcatcatcaacatcacctccgtcgccgcccgcggcggcTACGCCTCGGCCAGCCTCTATCTCGCCTCcaaggccggcctcgagggcctaACGCgcgccctggccgccgagctgggccCCGCCGGCCACaccgtcaacgccgtcgagCCCGGCGTCACTGAGACGGACATGGCCCGGGACTCGGGGGCCTCCGACGCCCACGGGCAGTACGTCAAGATGATTGTCTCGATGACGCCGCTCGAGAACAGGATGGGGAAGCCGGAGGACGTTGCTTCGGTTGTTGCGATGCTGGCGGAGCCGCAAGCCAGCTGGGTTACCGGACAGACCATCTCGGCTTCGGGCGGCTTCACCATGCTCTGA
- a CDS encoding Short-chain dehydrogenase codes for MTEFVIEDKDLAGLEGKVVIVTGGSSGIGLATVATLLSLGASVVNADINPPAEQPESSYTFVKTDVTVWADQVALFKKAKEIHGRVDHVFANAGVGPRANYLSTDVDENGDLVEPTHALLDVSLKGVMHTATLAIYHMRQQAEGGSIVINGSSTGLQRLRAVDYATAKHAVLGYGRGLIPLLEAAKIPIRVNTLAPTWADSNVLPNLRGLMEKVGVEIQPAEAVARGAALLMADGSRNGHVIHVQLGKYKEIDESILLPAFESIKGPDYPSEDEVLRRLQELMSAA; via the exons ATGACCGAATTCGTAATCGAAGACAAGGACCTGGCGGGCCTCGAAGGTAAAGTGGTCATCGTCACGGGCGGCTCGTccggcatcggcctcgccacGGTCGCCACGCTCCTCTCGCTGGGCGCATCCGTCGTCAACGCGGACATCAACCCGCCGGCAGAGCAGCCGGAGAGCTCGTACACGTTTGTGAAGACCGACGTGACCGTCTGGGCGGACCAGGTCGCGCTGTTCAAGAAGGCGAAGGAGATACACGGCCGCGTCGACCACGTcttcgccaacgccggcgtcggcccGCGCGCCAACTACCTGTCAacggacgtcgacgagaaTGGAGACCTCGTCGAGCCTACGCACGCGCTTTTGGACGTCAGTCTGAAGGGCGTGATGCACACGGCCACGTTGGCTATTTACCACATgcggcagcaggccgaggggGGCAGCATCGTCATCAACGGATCCTCCACCGGCTTGCAACGACTCCGCGCTGTAGACTATG CCACTGCTAAACATGCCGTCCTTGGCTACGGTCGCGGTCTCATCCCGCTcctcgaggcggccaagaTCCCGATCCGAGTCAACACCCTCGCGCCGACCTGGGCCGACAGCAACGTGCTCCCGAACCTAAGAGGCCTGATGGAGAAGGTTGGCGTCGAGATACAGCCCGCGGAGGCCGTGGCCCGGGGTGCGGCTTTGTTGATGGCAGACGGTTCGCGCAACGGGCATGTGATTCATGTCCAGCTCGGGAAGTACAAGGAGATTGACGAGTCTATACTCCTCCCCGCGTTCGAGTCCATCAAAGGGCCGGACTACCCAAGCGAAGATGAGGTACTTCGGCGCCTGCAAGAGCTCATGTCAGCTGCTTAA
- a CDS encoding Chitin binding protein yields the protein MRWSFVLLGALSGLDVAWGHDSRPHMNMVGPHRRGVEELRRRRTAFEPWNPPTAANKPRGHHAHHLSPRQASASPIPVGDNSRCGGTYGRCADGYCCSAEGYCGQTADYCNSPDCLINYGPACDGNKKPSGADTSNDARPLKGDVPYGGVGIYNCVNDGDVAITYDDGPYIYTAAMLDAFKAHGAVATFFITGNNIGKGMINVAYPDVIRRMVADGHQIASHTWSHENLDSLTMDQRRNQMVYNEIAFNDILGFYPTYMRPPYSICGAECQNQMVSLGYHITYFDLDTQGYLHTDPSQIAFSVGLWDQAMLARSPCNGSYLHIEHDIHQQVATTLTNHILDSVVANGWRAVTVGTCLGDPPENWYRGSVPGYNFDITAVSAPVCSSTATSAGTSATSGLSAMPVSLDATCGPAAGQTCQGSVFGDCCSVSGYCGSTSPYCGTGCQPGYGTCDGQSSLGSGVSGTPSAASSTSSVSVSTDGMCGLANGKTCLGSIFGNCCSQYNYCGTTEGHCGPGCQSGYGTCTGSNSGSSVTEQCDHLCVVFGGYIAFIFWDYVYFIVRNPFSFGFWDYIHSVYFVHFGHFAYICFVFQDYIRYVHFVVWFVFKDLIYFVFCNHVHFVYYVSYDHDYFDVYDKVFLVFLVFLVFLVFLIFLVFLVFFVVLVFQ from the exons ATGCGGTGGTCTTTTGTACTGCTTGGCGCCCTTTCTGGGTTGGACGTAGCCTGGGGTCACGATTCTAGGCCGCACATGAACATGGTAGGACCCCATCGCCGGGGAGTCGAAGAGCTGCGACGAAGGCGTACTGCGTTCGAGCCTTGGAACccgccgacggcagcgaACAAGCCTCGGGGACACCACGCACACCATCTATCACCTCGGCAGGCATCAGCCAGTCCCATTCCGGTGGGAGACAACTCGCGGTGCGGAGGCACATATGGGAGATGCGCCGATGGCTATTGTTGCTCGGCTGAAGG ATATTGTGGGCAAACCGCCGATTACTGCAATTCGCCCGACTGCCTGATCAACTACGGCCCGGCCTGTGATGGCAACAAGAAGCCCAGCGGAGCCGATACATCCAACGACGCAAGACCTTTGAAGGGTGACGTCCCTTatggcggcgttggcatTTACAACTGCGTCAACGATGGTGATGTTGCAATCACCTATGACGACGGTCCTTACATATACACTGCGGCCATGTTGGACGCCTTCAAGGCTCACGGTGCTGTTGCTACCTTCTTCATTACTGGCAATAATATCGGCAAGGGCATGATTAATGTGGCGTATCCCGATGTTATCAGG CGCATGGTTGCCGATGGCCATCAGATTGCCAGCCATACGTGGTCCCACGAAAATCTGGATTCGTTGACGATGGACCAACGTCGGAATCAGATGGTATACAACGAGATTGCCTTTAACGACATCCTGGGTTTCTATCCGACCTACATGCGTCCGCCTTATTCTATCTGCGGCGCAGAGTGCCAGAACCAGATGGTTAGTCTCGGATATCATATCACCTACTTTGACCTCGACACCCAGGGGTATCTACACACCGACCCTAGTCAGATCGCATTCAGCGTAGGTTTATGGGACCAGGCGATGCTCGCTCGTTCGCCCTGCAACGGTAGCTATTTGCACATTGAGCACGACATCCACCAGCAGGTTGCAACGACGCTCACCAACCATATACTCGACTCCGTCGTTGCCAACGGCTGGAGGGCCGTTACTGTCGGTACGTGCCTGGGGGACCCCCCCGAGAATTGGTATAGGGGCAGTGTCCCCGGCTACAACTTCGACATCACCGCCGTCAGCGCCCCTGTCTGCTCCAGCACGGCCACATCTGCTGGTACTTCCGCTACTTCGGGCTTGTCCGCGATGCCCGTTTCCCTCGACGCCACCTGCGGTCCCGCAGCCGGCCAGACATGCCAGGGCTCCGTCTTTGGAGACTGCTGTTCCGTGAGCGGTTATTGCGGAAGCACCTCCCCCTACTGCGGCACAGGCTGCCAGCCCGGGTACGGTACTTGTGACGGCCAGTCGTCGTTAGGCTCAG GTGTCTCCGGCACGCCATCTGCAGCCTCTTCCACATCAAGTGTGTCAGTCTCCACGGACGGTATGTGCGGCCTGGCCAACGGCAAAACGTGCCTTGGGTCCATCTTTGGAAACTGCTGCTCCCAGTACAACTACTGCGGCACCACCGAGGGCCACTGCGGTCCCGGGTGCCAGTCTGGTTATGGCACCTGTACCGGCTCCAACTCCGGGAGCTCTGTCACC GAACAGTGTGACCACctctgcgtcgtcttcgggGGCTACATCGCCTTCATCTTCTGGGACTACGTCTACTTCATCGTCAGGAACCCTTTCAGCTTTGGCTTCTGGGACTACATCCACTCCGTCTACTTCGTCCACTTCGGTCACTTC GCCTACATCTGCTTCGTCTTCCAAGACTACATCCGCTACGTCCACTTCGTCGTCTGG TTCGTCTTCAAGGATCTCATCTACTTCGTCTTCTGCAACCACGTCCACTTCGTCTACTACGTCTCCTATGACCACGACTACTTCGACGTCTACGACAAagtcttcctcgtcttcctcgtcttcctcgtcttcctcgtcttcctcatcttcctcgtcttcctcgtcttcttcgtcgtcctcgtcttccagtAG